ACTCGTAGACCCTATTTGTACTCCTTCGATTTCTATGTTTTGACTTTTACCAAATATCAGAAGATGGTGatgaagaaaacaataaaagaagCAAGAacggtttttatttatttttgaaatatattattttataattttaaagtttgatatACTTGTATCAATCAACAAGCACGTTTGCTTTgcaattattatcattattactaCTTAAAATAAGAGTTACAGTTAAATAGATAGATTTCTAGCTTCACGCCAACACTGCCGCTATCTTTTCCTCATGATGAAAGGATCGGTATCTGCAAGTGTGAGTTTTTTCTTCTTAATGCGTtaatgtatgcatgtatgtagATAGGTTTATCTGGGAAATTTTCTAGTAATTCACGGTTGCTTTGATAGCATCCAAAATCTGCACACATGTAACCGATATAGAAAACATGTTAGCAATGATAATTCACCCTGATAATTGGAATTTGAAGACTACGAAAAATAACCTTGTTCTTGGTTGGCATATAGAAGGGTTCAAAAACAAGAGGGAATGGGGTGTCAAGGCCACACACTCTTGCTACCGGAGCTTCTAACTGCACCCACATCAACAAATGCATTCtcattatttacaaaatgacaaaatacCTGCCTCTCCTAAACAATTCATTTTACCCCTATATTTCAACTGCTAATGTCAGATATCATCCTAACCAAACCACAACAATCCTTATTTTCTTTGCCAACTATAGTACCAGCTCATTATGTCTTCTTCAGTTGAACATCTCATATCTCAAACTATTTCATTGAACAGCCAATTATGGTATTTATTGTTCCCCGTAAGCACCATTACAATCATCGGTCCAACGTACGCAGCAGATAGTTTAGCTTGGTACTTGGCACCATAATGTGTTTGGTAACACCGTATAATTAAACAAGCAAATGCATTATGTAAATGTGTTCTAATTAGAATGTAGTATATCTCCTAAAGAAATTTGTTTCTCCATTAAAAACCAAATGCCTAAAATCTAGTACATATAGATTAGgctaatttaagtattttatatgGATTAGGAAAACCTCAAGGTGTTATCCTAGGTCagctaaataataaataattccCACATAGCCGTCTGGATTCTAGCCATTGGGTCCCTCTCGATTCTAGCAACTTAGAGTCAGTTCCATGCTTATACTCCACTCCATCCCACACAGACAGTTTCAAGCTACTTTTGGTCAGTTCTATTCCATTTCATGCACTTGTCACCAGAAAGACAAGTCAGTATGCTGTAccccttctttcttcttcccttctcttaaaaaaaaaaatattactattAATGGTTTTGGGGTGGGGGTGTAGATGGGATTGGTGCTGGCAAGCATGTTTGGGACTTAAGAGGTGTAAAAATATGATTGCTTGTGCCCATGAAAGACCTTAGATTCTGTCCTAATGGAAAAAGAAGATAATAGTTGGATAGTTTCACTGTAATAATACATAAACAGAAGACAGAAAATGGAATCAATACCCTTAGAAAGCAACGTTCAACGATGGAAGCCGAGATCTCTGCACCAAATCCTCCTGTAACTGGAGCTTCATGACTAATCTATGTAGATGAAAAAGGACTTATTAACCACCAACCTTTTGGGAGGCATATTCATATTTACTAAAGAGCTTTTATTCTTACAAGAACTCTTCCAGTTTTTCTGACTGAGGCTTCAACTGTTTCTTTGTCCCAGGGCAATAGAGTTTTCAGATCTATAAGTTCACAAGAAATTCCATCCTGCAAAACCtcatagtaaaattaatttggacGTTTCAATGGTAAAAATTCTTAAACTATCtgaacatataaacatatcaagCCAGTGCCCCTTATAGTAGGTCACACTATGGTCATTGATCAGCACAACTGAGAAAGCTAAGAAATAGAATTACTAACCTTTTCTGCTTCATTACAGGCCTGTTCCATGACAGAGAGCTGCGCTCCCCACCCTACTAGTGTGATATCACTGCCTTGCCGAATGACCTAAGtgttgaatcaaaattttaaaataagattcaGGATTTTCTATTGAAACAGAAACAAGCAGTTACCTCTGCCTCAGATAGAGGCAACATATAGTCATGCTCAGGCACTTCTTCCACTGCCAAACGGTAAAGCCACTGGACTTGCAAGGTACATTAACAGTTTAGTCAAAGAAATCATCAAGGACAAATTCAGTACAAATGAAACTTACAATCTGAGATATGATTAGCAAGTACCTTTGGTTCAAAAAAGACAACAGGGTTTGGATCACGAATGCATGACAACAGTAATCCTTTTGCTTGCCGTGGGCTGCGAGGAATGACCACCTATAGCAGAAGCACATTTTAGAGGGCGAAAGCTTTACAAATTTAAAGAAGACAAGTCACTTTGGGATGGAAAGTTTATGAACAAGAAAAGTGCCAAATGTTTTGAAAACCGCACGAAAATATGTTGAACAAAACATATCAACAaaggttaattaaataaaaagtaaaatgaccAACATATAAGACAACAAAAGGACAATATCAAAGTTCAAAGTGCAACAAGTACAAGCAAAATGTCAGTTAAAGTGTTCACTTCTTCCATGACTGAATTAACAAATATTCAGAAGGAACATATCTTTTTATCTGATGGAGAACTGTGTTAGCAATAGTAGATTTCAAGGAAGGGGAAAAGAAGCGTAAATgctaaaagaatgaaaagtataaaatagAGTAAATAATATAAGTTTGTGGTGGTGTTGCTAATTCCTTGTCAAATTGTGCACATGATGCCTGCAGCACATCACAATGACAACATGTATGATTTAATAAAGGGAGATGCCTGAAAGACTCAAAATCGagttatttctatgttttttctATGCATGAAAGTAGCAATCGGCTACTGCACTTGAAATAGAAGGATAGCATCAGAGAATAAGAAATGAAAGACAAACAACCTCAGGAAGTGAAAATATACTTTTATACCAGGAACATGGCAAAAGAAAGCTTCAGGTGATTGTGAGTGGTAATGTCCACCATGACCCACAGCGCCATAAGGGGCTCTTATTGTCAAACCTGGAAATTTGTTTGAAACTACATCaagcaaaagaaataaaaggagcCGGTTGCAAGAATCAGAATGAACCGCTATCCAATTAGAGTCAATGAGCAAAGATACCTCCGCAATTGAATTGGTTGCCACTCCGGTATCTAAACTTGGCAGCTTCATTTACAATCTACAATAGTAAATTatgtttaacaaaaaaaaggagGGGGTTTATATTGGGAAAATGAATAGCAAAGAAGTAGAGAAGATGCATGCCTGATCAAAAGCAGGGTATATGTAATCTGCAAACTGAATTTCCGCTATGGCCCGATTTCCCTGTTATGTTAAACGAAAGAAATAGCAGAGCAATTGTGCTAAACAGATTAGAAAGGCAAATTGACAGAAGGTTGAAATTTTGAGGTGATGCAGTCAACTGATTCACTGCTTCATAGTTCATACTCACCATTGCGGCTAGGCCAATTCCAAATCCGACAATGCCCTACAAGATGATTGAGGTCGAAAGTGATTGAAACTCAaaacagaaaatatttaaaaagagcAAAACTAAGTCATTGTCCTGATGAAGATGAGTTAGATTAGTGAAGTTGAAGTTGAAATTGTAGAGctgaagaagaaatgaaacaTAATTAAAGAGGTGAAAGAGGGTAGATAAGCGCCGCATTCAGAAGCGGGAATTGATAGAACATACCTGTTCACAGAGAGGGGTATTGAAAACCCTAGCTTTACCAAATCGGTCAGAGAGTCCGGTAGTGCAACGGAAAACCCCGCCAAAGCTAACATCTTCTCCGAAAACAAATGCGCTGGTAAGCAATTGTGAAAAGGTAAAAATAAGTAGGACTCGTAAATAATCATCAAGAAGCCGATTATCTTGCTAGCTACTtccaaacatattattattaaacaagCTGCTGGTATatgttaaaaacaaatttaagtgAATGTCAATAAAAGATAAGAACCGATTATCAGTTTCAAGCGCAATATGAAGGGCTTGATTGATGGCGGAGTAAAGGTTGATGGATTTGGCGTTGCCGTTGCCATTGCCATCGCCATCGCAAGTAGCAGTCGAAAAAGGTTTCCTCCTCCTTACAAGGCCAAGGCCAAGCCTTTTGCCAATAATATTCCTCAAACCcatttggattttctttttctgcaACAAACAAACCAACCACTTCCAAGATTCTTTAATTGTTCTATTCAATCATGCCACGCTTACGCTTACGCTTATCCCTACCCCGAACCTGTAATTCCATCCTTATCTCTCATgttggataaatttttttttttagtcttAAAATACGTGGCAGTATATTTTTTTACCTTTATCTGATAATTATTGCTTAAAGTACCGTAAACAACCCCTCTACTATACCTTGGATTGCATTTCAGTCCCCTTACTTGGAAAATGGGAAACTGGCCCCTGTACCTTAAATAAAGTAGCCAAATGATCCCTCTGTTAAAATTTCCTTCCATTTTGCTGTTATCTGCTGATGTGgaattatgatatatattttagattaaatgaCATGGAAAGTTTGATGCGACAGACATGTTTGTTTGGTATCTTGtaaggaaaattttgagttttagtgATTAGGTGAGTGTTGAGAAATTATCAGTTTTCGTTagttttttaattgttaaattttatatatgaactgAACAGTTTAGGTCAATGTTCAAGagggtttttttgtttgtttgtttgttaatCCTCCAATTTGTTCTTCAATCGAATGAAATGGGTGTTCTTCGATTTAAGGATTAGATTTTGACATGTTTGGTAAcaaaatgagtttaataaaaatagttttttacaCTAATCACCAATAATTTTCCATAACAAGATATTATTTTGTTCCTTTCTTTGAAGTATAGGGATCAAATAGGAGATTAAAATGCAATCTAAGAGGGGCTGCTATGCCAATTTTAccgattattattttatccatcGTTTTGGAATGGAATAAATTTTGTGAACTATGATGCTTTTTTCTTAATGTTGAAGTATATAATGCATTTTACAGATCGGCTTATGAAATTGTTTACTTCGTTAACAATggacaaaataattataaattatataaatctatatattaGATACACATAAATTTTACTAGTAGTTATACTCCTCTCACAATAAATTGCGCAGACAATTGCtctacaattaaataaaaattacataaaatatatttttaatttaagattaataattaaatagaatatcatatttaatttctaaatgcTTAAATTACTATTCTTTAACTTGATAATTTTTCTGATTTTGGGATTTGAACTTTATTTTTGTCTAAGTTAAGGTGAGgcctaaacttatttttttgtttcaagttaggtcttgaacttgacaattattctTACATTGGAACCTAAACTTTAGGGTTTTCAAAgattaacttggacaaaaaaattctAATCCCAATGTGAGAACATTTATCAAGTTCTAGGGCTTAACTTGGACCAAAAAAAGTATTAGTCCTAATGTGGaaacaattgtcaagtttaaggtctaacttggacaaaaaaaaaaatttaagcccCAACGTCGGAAAAGTTATCAAGTTCAAGCTCAAAAATGTGATTTAACCCATTTCTAAAAGacaatgtaaatataaaaaggaGTTCAATACGTTTTGGGACTTAAACTTGGTAACTTTTCCCACATTTttgaacctaaattttttttggcaaGTTAGgccttgaacttgacaattgtttCCACATTGGGGTTTTAACTCtcttttttatccaagttagtCTTTCAAAGCCTTAAAGTTCAAGCGTTAATGCGGGATAATTGCCAAGTTCAGGCCCAATGTGTGAATAATTGTCAAATTCAAGGCTTAACTTGaactaaaaaaagtttagaCCCAAATATGGAAAAAGTTGCCAAGTCTAGGTCCCATAGTGGGAACAATTACCAAATTTAGGACCTAAATTGGATAAAATGTAGAAAATTTTGCCAAGTTCAACCCCAAATTATGATCTaaccctttaaaaaaaactgtaaTAATCATATACGCTAgtttacttttaatttcaattaatcattGGTCCCCGCTCAAATACAAACACTGAAATAccttttttaacaataaatattaaaattatacatgaacttgaTATGATTTTTAAGGTTGtacatcaattttaatttgatgcaTTTATATACatcaaactttaatattttctatttaatcatGTGTAAATTGCTAACATGGCATTTTATCGGTTAAAACACAAACAGTTATTTCCACCTAAATTAAAAAGAGCATGTTTCTTGGGGAAATAAGAAATTCTTTTCCAagtgtgtttatttttttcaatttaagtggaaataatttaaatttattttctttttagccTATTAAAATATCATGTTAGCAATTTAAACTTGGCTTAATAGAAATTTGAACAACATAAATAACGGGttagtgaaatgtgaaaattaaactaaatttaaagtatgattatataaatgtaccaaattaaatttgatgTACAAGAttgcaaattttattaaagtttatgtTGATATTTATCCCCAagttttaaatatcaaatctcTTTTATTGGTTCAAATCTATATAGATAAGTGGCGAAGTTAGGGGGTTGATAGGTCCCGGTTctcctaaaatagaaaattttacattcaggttatttttaattattaaatttcaaaattaataatggtaaaattttactttGGTCTCCaagaatgataaaaaataatttaatcatttaaaaattataaagatataaactattaaaatgatgaaattaaattttactatcataaaaatatacaatttaattttgacctcAGAAAATTTTCTAACCTCGTCCCTAAATGtaaaaatcttttttatttatttctcgtATCTctataattgaaaaatagattcataatataataatttttacccaCAATATCTCAagcaactttttaaaaatatttatcaataataaattaattacattataatattattgttttaaaaatctattgaaaaaaaatcagttttctaaattgttgataaattattcaaattagaTGTATTGAGCCTATGTTTACTAATATAAAGctcaatttctatcaaaatttgtccccatttacattcattcaatttttaatgtatattttatcaaaaaatttaatgtatatatttcttttattataagtatattttctatagtttatttcaattttgttttattaatccATTTTACTCCGCCAATatggtaattttattatttttactcatCGCcttatttactctttaatttgcattttaatgttttacaaataaaaaaattatctttaagTCCCTCATCAAACTTTTTCTTGATGGGTTttcaatatatacatatcaaacaggaaaaagaaatatggaaataagttgataatgaaattatttagtGAAATAGTGGATTTCTAATTTTCCACAGGTTCATTCTCAACAATCCTTCCATTTCTTTCTCATATACACAAACTACCATTCAATACTTTGAACCTTCATTATCTCCCTCAAACCGAAGCCTACACAACCATGGTCAGCTTCATCATCTCCCTTTGACAGGCCTTCTGTTGATCTTGGTGACAAGCATTTGCAGGGAACACTGTGGTGTTTTACATGTCTTTTTATTGGTGATTGGTTCACGAACATGTGCCTGTTAGATCAGCATCTTTGATCCCAAAATTTCTAATGCAAGCCTTGTTGACTAAGCGAAACTACGTTGCAGCTATTTCAATGGATTGCAGTCTTGAATAGCAACTGACAAAAGAGAAAGTGAATGCACGTAGCAAGCGAATCCCAGAAGTGCCAATTCCTGCTGATTTTTATGTCCGCAA
This sequence is a window from Gossypium raimondii isolate GPD5lz chromosome 5, ASM2569854v1, whole genome shotgun sequence. Protein-coding genes within it:
- the LOC105768044 gene encoding 2-oxoisovalerate dehydrogenase subunit beta 1, mitochondrial; the encoded protein is MGLRNIIGKRLGLGLVRRRKPFSTATCDGDGNGNGNAKSINLYSAINQALHIALETDNRAFVFGEDVSFGGVFRCTTGLSDRFGKARVFNTPLCEQGIVGFGIGLAAMGNRAIAEIQFADYIYPAFDQIVNEAAKFRYRSGNQFNCGGLTIRAPYGAVGHGGHYHSQSPEAFFCHVPGIKVVIPRSPRQAKGLLLSCIRDPNPVVFFEPKWLYRLAVEEVPEHDYMLPLSEAEVIRQGSDITLVGWGAQLSVMEQACNEAEKDGISCELIDLKTLLPWDKETVEASVRKTGRVLISHEAPVTGGFGAEISASIVERCFLRLEAPVARVCGLDTPFPLVFEPFYMPTKNKILDAIKATVNY